The following are from one region of the Bos mutus isolate GX-2022 chromosome 18, NWIPB_WYAK_1.1, whole genome shotgun sequence genome:
- the CHST8 gene encoding carbohydrate sulfotransferase 8, with protein sequence MSPRAGTMRLACMFSSILLFGAAGLLLFISLQDPTELTPHQAPGIKFSIRPQQPHNDLPPGSFQDGPFKAATERVTRDLSSRAPRGLSLRMSQDPQAQLNVGARLRPRQRRRRLLIKKMPAAAALPANSSAGTLARPAPGALDGRWARLRETQRERKRVMREACAKYRASSSRRAVTPRHVSRIFVEDRHRVLYCEVPKAGCSNWKRVLMVLAGLASSTTDIQHDTVHYGSALKRLDTFDRQGILHRLGTYTKMLFVREPFERLVSAFRDKFEHPNSYYHPVFGKAILARYRANASREALRTGSGVRFPEFVQYLLDVHRPVGMDIHWDHVSRLCSPCLIDYDFVGKFESMEDDANFFLSLIHAPRNLTFPRFKDRHSEEARTTARITHQYFAQLSTLQRQRTYDFYYMDYLMFNYSKPFADLY encoded by the exons GAATAAAGTTCAGCATCAGGCCACAGCAGCCGCACAAC GACCTCCCACCAGGCAGTTTCCAGGATGGTCCTTTTAAGGCAGCCACGGAGAGGGTTACCCGAGACTTGTCCAGCCGCGCCCCGCGGGGCCTGAGCCTGCGGATGTCCCAGGACCCTCAAGCTCAGCTAAACGTGGGGGCCCGTCTGCGACCCCGGCAGCGCCGCCGACGGCTGCTCATCAAGAAAATGCCGGCTGCGGCGGCCCTCCCAGCCAACAGCTCGGCCGGCACGTTGGCCCGGCCGGCCCCCGGGGCCCTGGACGGCCGCTGGGCCAGACTGCGCGAGACCCAGCGGGAGCGCAAGCGGGTGATGCGGGAGGCGTGCGCCAAGTACCGCGCGAGCAGCAGCCGCAGGGCGGTCACACCCCGCCACGTGTCCCGCATCTTCGTGGAGGACCGCCACCGCGTGCTGTACTGCGAGGTGCCCAAGGCAGGCTGCTCCAACTGGAAGCGCGTGCTCATGGTGCTGGCCGGGCTGGCCTCGTCCACCACCGACATCCAGCACGACACCGTGCACTACGGCAGCGCCCTCAAGCGGCTGGACACCTTCGACCGCCAGGGCATCCTCCACCGCCTGGGCACCTACACCAAGATGCTCTTCGTGCGCGAGCCCTTCGAGAGGCTGGTCTCCGCCTTCCGCGACAAGTTCGAGCACCCCAATAGCTACTATCACCCCGTCTTCGGCAAGGCCATCCTGGCCCGGTACCGGGCCAACGCCTCTCGGGAGGCCCTGCGGACGGGCTCCGGCGTACGGTTCCCCGAGTTCGTACAGTACCTGCTGGACGTGCACCGGCCGGTGGGCATGGACATCCACTGGGACCATGTCAGCCGACTCTGCAGCCCCTGTCTCATCGACTATGATTTTGTGGGCAAGTTTGAGAGCATGGAGGACGATGCCAACTTCTTCCTGAGCCTCATCCACGCACCACGGAACCTAACCTTCCCCCGGTTCAAGGACCGGCACTCGGAGGAGGCGCGGACGACAGCCCGCATCACCCACCAGTACTTCGCCCAGCTCTCTACCCTGCAGCGGCAGCGCACCTACGACTTCTATTACATGGACTACCTGATGTTCAACTATTCCAAGCCCTTTGCAGACCTGTACTGA